From a single Myxocyprinus asiaticus isolate MX2 ecotype Aquarium Trade chromosome 47, UBuf_Myxa_2, whole genome shotgun sequence genomic region:
- the LOC127437006 gene encoding potassium voltage-gated channel subfamily A member 1-like has protein sequence MTVVVAGDNMDETSSTLQGHQQGLQYSPECCERVVINISGLRFETQLKTLTQFPDTLLGNPKKRMRYFDPLRNEYFFDRNRPSFDAILYYYQSGGRLRRPVNVPLDMFSEEIKFYELGEEAMEKFREDEGFIREEERPLPENEFQRQVWLLFEHPESSGPARGIAIVSVMVILISIVIFCLETLPELKEDMQGRIQMIGNSTFYYKPNILTDPFFVVETLCIIWFSFELIVRFFACPSKPAFFKNMMNTIDIVSIIPYFITLGTEMAEDPEGGKETKGGGEQATSLAILRVIRLVRVFRIFKLSRHSKGLQILGQTLQASMRELGLLIFFLFIGVILFSSAVYFAEAEEKESFFTSIPDAFWWAVVSMTTVGYGDMYPITIGGKIVGSLCAIAGVLTIALPVPVIVSNFNYFYHRETEGEEQAQLLTVSNPNIASDSNSSRRSSSVVSKSEYMEIDDDLKNSIDNFREANLQTGNCTVANQNCVNKGKLLTDV, from the coding sequence ATGACTGTGGTGGTGGCTGGAGATAACATGGATGAGACCTCCTCCACATTGCAGGGGCATCAGCAGGGTTTGCAGTATTCCCCCGAGTGCTGTGAGCGGGTGGTTATCAACATCTCAGGGCTTCGCTTTGAGACACAACTCAAGACACTCACCCAGTTCCCAGACACTCTGCTGGGCAACCCCAAGAAAAGGATGCGCTACTTTGACCCTTTAAGGAACGAGTACTTCTTCGACAGAAACCGTCCAAGTTTTGACGCAATCCTCTACTATTATCAATCGGGTGGAAGGTTAAGGAGACCCGTCAATGTTCCCTTGGATATGTTCTCAGAGGAAATTAAGTTTTACGAGCTTGGAGAAGAGGCTATGGAGAAATTCCGTGAGGACGAGGGCTTTATTCGTGAGGAAGAGCGCCCCTTGCCAGAGAATGAGTTTCAGCGACAGGTTTGGCtgctgtttgagcatcccgagaGTTCGGGCCCTGCCAGAGGGATAGCAATAGTGTCCGTCATGGTTATCCTCATTTCCATTGTTATATTTTGTTTGGAGACTCTACCGGAGCTGAAAGAAGATATGCAAGGACGGATCCAAATGATAGGCAACAGCACATTTTACTACAAACCAAATATTCTTACCGACCCATTCTTTGTTGTGGAGACACTGTGCATCATTTGGTTTTCTTTTGAGTTGATTGTTCGTTTTTTCGCTTGTCCAAGCAAACCTGCTTTCTTTAAAAACATGATGAACACGATTGACATAGTGTccattattccatatttcataACGCTTGGAACCGAGATGGCAGAGGATCCTGAAGGTGGAAAGGAGACAAAGGGTGGAGGGGAGCAGGCCACGTCTTTGGCCATCCTCAGGGTTATCCGCCTGGTCAGGGTGTTTCGGATATTCAAGCTCTCCAGACACTCCAAGGGGCTTCAGATCTTGGGGCAGACACTGCAAGCCAGTATGCGAGAGCTCGGCctcttgattttctttcttttcatcgGTGTCATCCTGTTTTCCAGTGCAGTGTATTTTGCTGAGGCAGAGGAGAAGGAGTCTTTCTTCACGAGTATCCCGGATGCATTCTGGTGGGCGGTGGTTTCAATGACAACTGTGGGGTATGGAGACATGTACCCCATTACCATTGGAGGCAAAATAGTGGGCTCTCTATGTGCCATTGCTGGAGTGCTGACGATCGCACTACCGGTGCCTGTGATTGTTTCCAACTTTAACTATTTCTATCACAGAGAAACTGAAGGTGAAGAACAAGCTCAACTCCTTACTGTGAGCAATCCAAACATCGCATCCGACTCCAACTCGAGTCGGCGCAGTTCCTCTGTTGTCAGCAAGTCAGAGTACATGGAGATAGACGATGACCTTAAAAATAGCATTGATAACTTTAGAGAGGCAAACCTGCAAACTGGGAACTGTACAGTTGCAAATCAGAACTGTGTAAACAAAGGGAAGCTTCTCACAGATGTATAG